The Cryptococcus depauperatus CBS 7841 chromosome 7, complete sequence genome window below encodes:
- a CDS encoding ATP-dependent Clp endopeptidase, proteolytic subunit ClpP: MYKSVLKYSKPLPLGFFRRSFGFSLSTPSTPSSSTFSISGLSDRAANPVVRDALVPIVVEQTARGERSYDIYSRLLKERVVFLGVVNSQDATLLTAQLLFLEAEDPKRPIKLYINSPGGEVTSGLAIYDTMQYIQSPVHTFCLGQAASMGSLLLAGGEKGKRFCLKNGSVMIHQPSGGAQGQATDIALHAKEILRIRSALTDIYADHCTLPSESRDSCRGRFEKALERDYFMTAEEAMEFGIIDKIIGRRIEEDSEQKSK, translated from the exons ATGTACAAAAGCGTACTGAAATACTCAAAGCCTCTGCCTCTAGGCTTCTTCCGGCggtcttttggcttttccTTGTCGACTCCATCGACTCCTAGTTCATCGACATTTAGCATTAGTGGATTATCAGATAGAGCTGCCAATCCTGTAGTGAGAGACGCCTTGGTTCCTattgttgttgagcaaACG GCtagaggagaaagaagttaTGACATTTATTCAAGGCTATTGAAGGAGCGAGTGGTGTTTCTGGGTGTT GTCAATTCACAGGACGCAACTCTCCTCACAGCTCAACTCCTGTTTCTGGAGGCTGAAGATCCCAAACGTCCCATCAAACTTTACATCAACTCCCCAGGAGGAGAGGTCACTTCTGGATTAGCCATCTATGACACTATGCAATATATTCAAAGCCCAGTCCACACATTCTGCTTGGGACAAGCGGCAAGTATGGGGAGTCTGCTGCTGGCTGGTGGTgagaaaggcaaaagatttTGCTTAAAAAATGGCAGTGTCATGATTCATC AACCGTCTGGAGGGGCTCAAGGTCAAGCTACAGACATCGCCCTTCACGCCAAGGAGATTTTACGCATACGCTCAGCCCTCACCGATATTTACGCTGACCACTGCACACTACCCTCTGAGAGTAGAGATTCTTGTCGAGGGAGATTTGAAAAAGCGTTAGAAAGGGATTATTTCATGACTGCTGAAGAGGCAATGGAGTTTGGGATTATTGATAAGATTATCGGAAGAAGGATCGAGGAGGACTCAGAGCAAAAGTCAAAGTAA
- a CDS encoding cytochrome c oxidase-assembly factor COX23, mitochondrial has product MATRVPPSTTPLPFADRPAPPTKDLEVPEDYKETFKAHQEKKTVSKKGQFVDPCETARKASLDCLERAHYNRGECLQFFAAYRQCKGNWLAMRKEDRLKGN; this is encoded by the exons ATGGCCACCCGTGTCCCGCCATCAACGACACCATTACCTTTTGCTGATCGTCCAGCACCTCCCACGAAGGACCTTGAAGTGCCCGAGGATTACAAGGAGACTTTTAAAGCGCATCAG GAAAAAAAGACTGTCAGCAAG AAGGGGCAGTTTGTTGACCCCTGTGAAACCGCTCGAAAAGCCTCTCTGGATTGCCTAGAGAGAGCACATTACAACCGGGGCGAG TGTCTTCAATTCTTTGCAGCTTATAGGCAATGTAAAGGAAATTGG CTGGCCATGCGAAAAGAGGACAGATTGAAAGGAAACTGA
- a CDS encoding AP-2 complex subunit sigma, giving the protein MIKFILVQNRQGKTRLSKWYAPYDDDEKVRLRGEVHRLIAPRDQKYQSNFVEFRDDKIVYRRYAGLFFCVCVDSNDNELAYLEAIHLFVEVLDAFFQNVCELDLVFSFYKVYAILDEIFLAGEIEETSKQVVLDRLDFLEKLE; this is encoded by the exons ATGATCAAGTTCATTCTCGTTCAA AATCGACAAGGAAAGACAAGGCTCTCAAAATGGTATGCGCCCtatgatgatgacgaaaAA GTCAGATTAAGAGGAGAGGTTCATCGACTCATTGCACCAAGAGATCAAAAGTACCAATCCAACTTTGTCGAG TTTCGAGACGATAAGATCGTTTACCGTCGATATGCTggcctcttcttttgcgtATGCGTTGATTCCAACGATAATGAGCTTGCGTATCTCGAAGCTATTCATCTGTTTGTCGAAGTACTTG ATgcctttttccaaaacGTCTGTGAACTTGATCTGGTCTTTTCCTTCTATAAA GTTTATGCTATTCTCGATGAAATCTTTCTGGCTGGTGAAATAGAAGAAACCAGCAAACAAGTGGTACTGGACAGGCTGGATTTTCTGGAGAAGTTGGAATGA